A region from the Catellatospora sp. TT07R-123 genome encodes:
- a CDS encoding glycosyltransferase — MTAAPDVTVITAVYNTMPYLTRCLSSLAAQTIGLDRMEVVAVDDGSTDGSARELDRWARRHPGVFRVVHQPNSGGPAAPSNRALDLATGRYVFFLGADDHLGREALARLVSAADTYGSDIVLGRLTGVNGRYVHQAVFDRDRVDLGMFDSALPWALSNTKLFRRDLVTKHGLRYPEDMPVFSDQPFTLEACLLARRISVVAGYPCYHAVRRADAGNITYRSRHDERARCTERIMELTARLVPAGPDRDKITVRHFAWELSKLLEPDFLRQDPAVRARVAASVGRLARAHLTDGVQARLPAGAVLRFRLAAADRLGELEAVIAQDAAGGAPPVRLLGGRVYAGYDPFRADLPDRAYDLTSHAAELVADRITVREAALVGGPTGPELLLTAYCPAPGPDPGTPVHLCLATTNAPATVTPEAVRAVSGKLQESWAADVHFPRNCTNDPDAERGDAGGVGLRVRVPLAEVLAGLGPDGGHLPVRVLLAALGSHCDVPLRAAPGLRLPQLLVRRGIRPVRVALAVSHTGRLLLTAAPVTVGRILSRLRRLRAPGQARARQRGEQA, encoded by the coding sequence GTGACGGCAGCGCCCGACGTCACCGTCATCACGGCGGTGTACAACACGATGCCGTACCTGACCCGCTGCCTGTCCTCGCTGGCGGCGCAGACGATCGGGCTGGACCGGATGGAGGTCGTCGCCGTCGACGACGGTTCCACCGACGGCAGCGCCCGCGAGCTGGACCGCTGGGCCCGGCGCCACCCCGGCGTCTTCCGCGTGGTGCACCAGCCCAACTCCGGCGGCCCCGCCGCGCCCAGCAACCGGGCCCTGGACCTCGCCACCGGCCGGTACGTCTTCTTCCTCGGCGCCGACGACCACCTCGGGCGGGAGGCGCTGGCCCGGCTGGTGTCGGCCGCGGACACGTACGGCTCCGACATCGTGCTGGGGCGCCTCACCGGCGTCAACGGCCGCTACGTGCACCAGGCGGTCTTCGATCGCGACCGCGTCGACCTCGGCATGTTCGACTCGGCGCTGCCCTGGGCGCTGTCCAACACCAAGCTGTTCCGGCGCGACCTGGTCACCAAGCACGGGCTGCGCTACCCCGAGGACATGCCGGTCTTCAGCGACCAGCCGTTCACCCTGGAGGCGTGCCTGCTGGCCCGGCGCATCTCGGTGGTGGCCGGATACCCGTGCTACCACGCGGTGCGGCGCGCCGACGCGGGCAACATCACGTACCGCTCGCGCCACGACGAGCGGGCCCGGTGCACCGAGCGGATCATGGAACTCACCGCGCGGCTGGTCCCGGCGGGGCCCGATCGCGACAAGATCACCGTGCGGCACTTCGCCTGGGAGCTGTCCAAGCTGCTCGAACCCGACTTCCTGCGGCAGGACCCGGCGGTCCGGGCGCGGGTGGCCGCCTCGGTCGGACGGCTGGCCCGCGCCCACCTCACCGACGGGGTGCAGGCCCGGCTGCCCGCCGGGGCGGTGCTGCGGTTCCGGCTGGCCGCCGCCGACCGGCTCGGCGAGCTCGAAGCGGTGATCGCGCAGGACGCCGCCGGCGGCGCACCACCGGTCCGGCTGCTCGGGGGGCGGGTCTACGCCGGATACGACCCGTTCCGGGCCGACCTGCCGGATCGCGCGTACGACCTCACCTCGCACGCGGCCGAGCTGGTCGCCGACCGGATCACCGTCCGCGAGGCCGCCCTGGTCGGCGGCCCGACCGGCCCGGAACTCCTGCTCACCGCGTACTGCCCCGCCCCGGGCCCCGACCCCGGCACCCCCGTCCACCTCTGCCTCGCCACCACGAACGCCCCCGCCACCGTCACCCCCGAGGCCGTTCGTGCAGTTTCGGGGAAACTGCAGGAATCTTGGGCCGCAGACGTGCACTTTCCCCGAAACTGCACGAACGACCCGGACGCGGAACGTGGGGACGCGGGCGGGGTCGGGTTGCGGGTGCGGGTGCCGCTGGCGGAGGTGCTGGCGGGGCTGGGGCCGGACGGCGGGCATCTGCCGGTGCGGGTGCTGCTCGCGGCGCTGGGCAGCCACTGCGACGTGCCGCTGCGCGCCGCGCCGGGGTTGCGGCTGCCGCAGCTGCTGGTGCGCCGCGGCATCCGGCCGGTGCGGGTGGCGCTGGCGGTGAGCCATACCGGGCGGCTGCTGCTGACGGCGGCGCCGGTCACGGTCGGCCGGATCCTGAGCCGGTTGCGGCGCCTGCGCGCACCGGGTCAGGCGCGGGCACGGCAGCGAGGGGAGCAGGCATGA
- the galE gene encoding UDP-glucose 4-epimerase GalE, with protein sequence MKVLLTGGAGFIGSTVASALLDAGHTPVVVDNLVTGRAAFTEGRIFYQGDLGDGALLDRIFAEHPDITATVHCAALIVVPESVAQPLRYYRENVAKTIDLVGHLTRNGCRRLVFSSTAALYGASDDFSVDEDSVLDPSSPYARTKVMMEQILADCVAAGELDVISLRYFNPIGADPKMRTGLQLRYPSHALGKMIQAWESGEAFQLTGVDWPTRDGSGIRDYVHVWDLAGAHVLALEKFDEVMAATPDRYRVMNLGSGEGTTVRELIDAFAAVTGEKLAVVETAPRPGDVVGAFARSKHARALLGWAPSFSVEDGVRHALQWRALDNTTHTA encoded by the coding sequence GTGAAGGTTCTGCTCACGGGCGGTGCGGGTTTCATCGGCAGTACGGTCGCGTCGGCGCTGCTCGACGCGGGCCACACGCCGGTGGTCGTCGACAACCTGGTCACCGGGCGGGCGGCCTTCACCGAGGGGCGGATCTTCTACCAGGGCGACCTGGGCGACGGTGCGCTGCTCGACCGGATCTTCGCCGAGCACCCGGACATCACCGCGACCGTGCACTGCGCGGCCCTGATCGTGGTGCCCGAGTCGGTGGCCCAGCCGCTGCGCTACTACCGCGAGAACGTGGCCAAGACCATCGACCTGGTCGGGCACCTGACCCGCAACGGCTGCCGCCGCCTGGTGTTCAGCTCCACCGCCGCGCTCTACGGCGCCAGCGACGACTTCTCCGTCGACGAGGACTCGGTGCTCGACCCGTCCAGCCCGTACGCGCGGACCAAGGTCATGATGGAGCAGATCCTCGCCGACTGCGTGGCGGCGGGCGAGCTCGACGTGATCTCGCTGCGCTACTTCAACCCCATCGGCGCCGACCCGAAGATGCGCACCGGCCTCCAGCTGCGCTACCCCAGCCACGCGCTGGGCAAGATGATCCAGGCCTGGGAGAGCGGCGAGGCGTTCCAGCTCACCGGCGTGGACTGGCCGACCCGCGACGGCTCCGGCATCCGCGACTACGTGCACGTGTGGGACCTGGCCGGGGCGCACGTGCTGGCCCTGGAGAAGTTCGACGAGGTCATGGCGGCCACGCCGGACCGCTACCGGGTGATGAACCTGGGCAGCGGCGAGGGCACCACCGTCCGCGAGCTGATCGACGCGTTCGCCGCGGTCACCGGCGAGAAGCTGGCCGTGGTCGAGACCGCACCCCGGCCCGGCGACGTGGTGGGCGCCTTCGCCCGCAGCAAGCACGCCCGCGCCCTGCTCGGCTGGGCGCCAAGCTTCAGCGTCGAGGACGGCGTCCGGCACGCCCTCCAGTGGCGCGCCCTCGACAACACCACGCACACCGCGTAA
- a CDS encoding glycosyltransferase family 2 protein gives MRRETPSTSPRLTVIVPVYGVEAFLGECLDSILSYDGTDLEVVAVDDCSPDGSGAILDAYAARDSRVKAVHLLQNKGLGGARNAGLEHASGRYVWFVDSDDVLPEGAVRAVLDRLALHEPDVLVIDHAVFFPDGRFEPKPTAPLLGDTPVPLHLSQAPQLLRLAQSACTKITRRGLLDEAKLRFRSGLYEDSAYSHPLLMAAATIDVLHQVCYLYRQQTPGAITSSVSKRHFDVFEQYQRLFDIIESAGGRYDVFRPELFRIMINHYLVILGHGARVPGPLRRAFFRRMVEDYRRRLPAEGYTVPGGQDGLKHSLVRRNAYAAYAALRSVHRTRQRLTGGPVTAPARIPVQRTATSRDVAAGQQAASADHAG, from the coding sequence GTGAGACGTGAAACCCCCTCCACCTCTCCGCGCCTGACGGTCATCGTCCCGGTGTACGGAGTCGAGGCGTTCCTCGGCGAGTGCCTGGACTCGATCCTGTCCTACGACGGGACGGACCTTGAGGTCGTGGCGGTCGACGACTGCTCGCCCGACGGCAGCGGTGCGATCCTGGACGCGTACGCCGCCCGGGACAGCCGGGTGAAGGCGGTCCACCTGCTCCAGAACAAGGGCCTCGGCGGCGCGCGCAACGCGGGCCTGGAGCACGCGTCCGGCCGGTACGTCTGGTTCGTCGACTCCGACGACGTCCTGCCCGAGGGCGCGGTGCGCGCGGTGCTGGACCGGCTGGCGCTGCACGAGCCCGACGTGCTGGTCATCGACCACGCGGTCTTCTTCCCCGACGGCCGCTTCGAGCCGAAGCCGACCGCGCCGCTGCTCGGCGACACCCCGGTGCCGCTGCACCTGAGCCAGGCCCCGCAGCTGCTGCGCCTGGCCCAGTCGGCGTGCACGAAGATCACCCGGCGCGGCCTGCTCGACGAGGCCAAGCTGCGCTTCCGCAGCGGGCTGTACGAGGACAGCGCCTACAGCCACCCGCTGCTGATGGCGGCGGCGACCATCGACGTGCTGCACCAGGTCTGCTACCTCTACCGCCAGCAGACCCCCGGGGCGATCACCAGTTCGGTGTCCAAGCGCCACTTCGACGTGTTCGAGCAGTACCAGCGCCTGTTCGACATCATCGAGTCGGCGGGCGGCCGCTACGACGTGTTCCGGCCCGAGCTGTTCCGCATCATGATCAACCACTACCTGGTCATCCTCGGCCACGGCGCCCGCGTGCCCGGCCCGCTGCGGCGCGCGTTCTTCCGCCGCATGGTCGAGGACTACCGCCGCCGCCTGCCCGCCGAGGGCTACACGGTGCCCGGCGGCCAGGACGGCCTCAAGCACAGCCTGGTCCGCCGCAACGCGTACGCCGCGTACGCCGCGCTGCGCAGCGTGCACCGCACCCGCCAGCGGCTGACCGGCGGCCCGGTCACCGCGCCCGCCCGCATCCCGGTCCAGCGCACCGCCACCTCGCGGGACGTCGCGGCCGGCCAGCAGGCGGCCTCCGCCGACCACGCCGGGTGA
- the wecB gene encoding non-hydrolyzing UDP-N-acetylglucosamine 2-epimerase, which translates to MPDLVLHVTGARPNFPKAAPVLRALDALGVPQRLVHTGQHYDEKMSDVFFRQLGLPKPDMDLGVGSGTHAKQTAAIMVGLEELMEAERPAMVVVYGDVNSTVAAALVASKLGIAIAHVEAGLRSFDMTMPEEINRLVTDRLSDLLLCTSPDAIAHLGNEGVHPDKIYLVGNPMIDTLLANIHQFDADAARTEYDLAGRYVVATLHRPGNVDDPADAAALVKAMHAVADQATVVLPLHPRGRGRLQAAGLFDHPNLKIIDPLGYVEFMGLVRGADAVVTDSGGVQEETTILGVPCLTLRPNTERPVTITHGTNQLVTRENLPQVFAEVLAAGRAETWPVPPLWDGKAGERIAAVIKKNIA; encoded by the coding sequence ATGCCCGATCTGGTCCTGCACGTCACCGGTGCCCGCCCCAACTTCCCGAAGGCCGCGCCCGTGCTGCGCGCCCTGGACGCGCTGGGCGTGCCGCAGCGGCTGGTGCACACCGGCCAGCACTACGACGAGAAGATGTCGGACGTCTTCTTCCGGCAGCTCGGCCTGCCGAAGCCGGACATGGACCTGGGTGTGGGCTCGGGCACGCACGCCAAGCAGACCGCCGCGATCATGGTCGGCCTGGAGGAGCTGATGGAGGCCGAGCGCCCCGCCATGGTCGTCGTCTACGGCGACGTGAACTCCACCGTCGCCGCCGCCCTGGTCGCCTCCAAGCTCGGCATCGCCATCGCGCACGTCGAGGCGGGCCTGCGCAGCTTCGACATGACCATGCCGGAGGAGATCAACCGCCTGGTCACCGACCGGCTGTCCGACCTGCTGCTGTGCACCAGCCCCGACGCCATCGCGCACCTGGGCAACGAGGGCGTGCACCCCGACAAGATTTACCTGGTCGGCAACCCGATGATCGACACGCTGCTGGCCAACATCCACCAGTTCGACGCCGACGCCGCCCGCACCGAGTACGACCTGGCCGGCCGCTACGTGGTCGCCACCCTGCACCGCCCCGGCAACGTCGACGACCCGGCCGACGCCGCCGCACTGGTCAAGGCCATGCACGCCGTCGCCGACCAGGCGACCGTGGTGCTGCCGCTGCACCCGCGCGGCCGCGGCCGCCTCCAGGCGGCGGGCCTGTTCGACCACCCGAACCTGAAGATCATCGACCCGCTGGGCTACGTCGAGTTCATGGGCCTGGTCCGGGGCGCCGACGCGGTCGTCACCGACTCCGGCGGCGTGCAGGAGGAGACCACCATCCTCGGCGTGCCGTGTCTGACGCTGCGCCCGAACACCGAGCGCCCGGTGACCATCACCCACGGCACCAACCAGCTGGTGACCCGGGAGAACCTGCCGCAGGTGTTCGCCGAGGTGCTGGCCGCGGGCCGGGCCGAGACCTGGCCGGTGCCGCCGCTGTGGGACGGCAAGGCGGGCGAGCGCATCGCCGCGGTGATCAAGAAGAACATCGCCTGA
- a CDS encoding glycosyltransferase: MTDGPSQSAAAPDPIEPDRPWLSAEPGEIDLATLRRWQAATDVPRAVELPAAEDRTSGLSVVVLSGSGEGHIARCLESLADQTLDADRFEIIVVLHGAAQRARLELDEFRLRAPRFTVRAVQQAEAGVAQAWDAGVAAASREYTVFLHEADTAGPGLLAALLAGAGPQVVAVAGLVRPAADGTELVDREADAALAARAGRRVGPLDLAAATSGDAPMAVATNLVKDIPFPAALRRGQETVWWTTVAVRRKVEFFACPPAADAVCRRAPRPEPLGADAFDAGVRQPLDAVAELDRLLPLARGGYRDLVVRRMKELARPIAAHLAAHPGDHGRAVDEVDHRRIQHMPYEVLTAVKARGLTVAYAFAPYSDTSAIVMAKRVRDRGDIVDVIQNEMSSIKEVDQSLNLITGPFVAKKNVLATPSYFADFGSMEAFAVAGLKVIERREQTVGPYEWVYSRAHLAASHFLAAAYKLKNPRVTWIAEFSDPLSRDVEGTERGSKVTTSSFVRWLRSGLKARNLPVSGTKNCFQWCEEIAYALADQLVFTNPNQLDHMMSYCADPRLVALVRSKAVISPQPTLPPAFYDMERCDYPLDPELVHVAYFGNFYATRGLDDVLIAIAQGSAEVRRRMRVHVFTAKPEILSERAAELGISENVVAGPYVRFLEFLNMTTKFDCLIVNDALTAGTHARNPYLPSKWSDYRGSGTPVWGLLEQGSPLSAEPLGYVSPVGDVASAGEVLVQLVQKKTSRF, from the coding sequence GTGACCGACGGACCTTCGCAGAGCGCAGCCGCGCCCGACCCGATCGAACCGGACCGTCCCTGGCTGTCCGCCGAGCCCGGCGAGATCGACCTCGCCACGCTGCGGCGCTGGCAGGCGGCGACCGACGTCCCGCGCGCGGTCGAGCTGCCCGCCGCCGAGGACCGGACCTCGGGCCTGAGCGTGGTCGTGCTGTCCGGTAGTGGCGAAGGACACATCGCCCGCTGCCTGGAGTCGCTGGCCGACCAGACGCTCGACGCCGACCGCTTCGAGATCATCGTCGTGCTGCACGGCGCGGCCCAGCGCGCCCGCCTGGAACTGGACGAGTTCCGCCTGCGCGCACCCCGGTTCACCGTGCGCGCGGTCCAGCAGGCCGAGGCGGGCGTCGCCCAGGCATGGGACGCCGGTGTCGCCGCCGCGAGCCGCGAGTACACCGTGTTCCTGCACGAGGCCGACACGGCCGGCCCCGGCCTGCTCGCCGCGCTGCTGGCGGGCGCCGGGCCGCAGGTCGTCGCGGTCGCCGGGCTGGTGCGCCCGGCCGCCGACGGCACCGAACTGGTCGACCGCGAGGCCGACGCGGCGCTGGCGGCCCGCGCCGGGCGCCGGGTCGGGCCGCTGGACCTGGCCGCGGCGACCTCCGGCGACGCGCCGATGGCGGTCGCGACCAACCTGGTCAAGGACATCCCGTTCCCGGCCGCGCTGCGCCGCGGCCAGGAGACCGTCTGGTGGACCACCGTCGCGGTACGCCGAAAGGTCGAGTTCTTCGCCTGCCCGCCCGCCGCCGACGCGGTCTGCCGCCGCGCGCCGCGCCCCGAGCCGCTGGGTGCCGACGCCTTCGACGCGGGGGTCCGGCAGCCGCTGGACGCCGTCGCCGAGCTGGACCGGCTGCTGCCGCTGGCCCGGGGCGGCTACCGCGACCTGGTGGTGCGCCGGATGAAGGAGCTGGCGCGCCCGATCGCCGCCCACCTCGCCGCGCACCCGGGCGACCACGGCCGGGCGGTGGACGAGGTCGACCACCGGCGCATCCAGCACATGCCGTACGAGGTGCTGACCGCCGTCAAGGCACGGGGCCTCACCGTGGCGTACGCGTTCGCGCCGTACTCCGACACCAGCGCCATCGTCATGGCCAAGCGGGTGCGCGACCGGGGCGACATCGTCGACGTGATCCAGAACGAGATGTCGTCGATCAAGGAGGTCGACCAGAGCCTCAACCTGATCACCGGACCGTTCGTGGCGAAGAAGAACGTGCTGGCCACGCCCAGCTACTTCGCCGACTTCGGGTCGATGGAGGCGTTCGCGGTCGCCGGGCTCAAGGTGATCGAGCGCCGGGAGCAGACGGTCGGGCCGTACGAGTGGGTGTACAGCCGGGCCCACCTCGCCGCGTCGCACTTCCTCGCGGCCGCGTACAAGCTGAAGAACCCCCGGGTCACCTGGATCGCCGAGTTCTCCGACCCGCTGTCGCGCGACGTCGAGGGCACGGAGCGGGGCAGCAAGGTCACCACCAGCTCGTTCGTGCGCTGGCTGCGCTCGGGCCTGAAGGCGCGCAACCTGCCCGTCTCCGGCACGAAGAACTGCTTCCAGTGGTGCGAGGAGATCGCGTACGCGCTGGCCGACCAGCTCGTCTTCACCAACCCGAACCAGCTCGACCACATGATGAGCTACTGCGCCGACCCGCGCCTGGTCGCGCTCGTCCGGTCCAAGGCCGTGATCTCGCCCCAGCCCACGCTGCCGCCCGCGTTCTACGACATGGAGCGCTGCGACTACCCGCTCGACCCCGAGTTGGTGCACGTCGCGTACTTCGGCAACTTCTACGCCACGCGCGGGCTCGACGACGTGCTGATCGCGATCGCGCAGGGCTCGGCGGAGGTGCGGCGGCGGATGCGGGTGCACGTGTTCACGGCCAAGCCCGAGATCCTCAGCGAGCGCGCCGCCGAGCTGGGCATCTCCGAGAACGTCGTGGCCGGGCCGTACGTGCGGTTCCTGGAGTTCCTCAACATGACGACCAAGTTCGACTGCCTGATCGTCAACGACGCGCTCACCGCGGGCACCCACGCGCGCAACCCGTACCTGCCGTCGAAGTGGTCGGACTACCGCGGCAGCGGCACGCCGGTGTGGGGCCTGCTGGAGCAGGGCAGCCCGCTCAGCGCCGAGCCGCTGGGCTACGTCTCGCCGGTCGGCGACGTCGCCTCGGCGGGCGAGGTGCTGGTCCAGCTGGTGCAGAAGAAGACCAGCCGGTTCTGA
- a CDS encoding nucleotide sugar dehydrogenase produces the protein MSNDVVILGLGYVGLPLAQEAIKAGLTVLGYDVNAKVVDSLNAGRSHVDDLSDADIAQMLAGGFRATTDETEIASAKTAVICVPTPLSADGGPDLGAVDSATRAVARNLRPGMVVILESTTYPGTTDEYVRPILEAGGLTAGTDFHLAFSPERIDPGNKQYGPHNTPKVVGGHTEACTEAAAAFYGRFVATVVRTKGTREAETAKLLENTYRHINIALVNEMAKFCHHLGIDLWDVIKAASSKPFGFQAFYPGPGVGGHCIPIDPNYLSHNVRAKLGYPFRFVELAQEINATMPAYVARRAQNILNDAGKAINGASVLLLGVTYKPNIADKRESPATPLARALAGLGAKLSFHDPYVQHWDVPGVDAIRVDDLETAVAQADLVILVQKHQQYDADHLASIAQRFFDTRGATSGDDAVRL, from the coding sequence GTGAGCAACGATGTCGTTATCCTGGGGCTCGGCTACGTCGGGCTGCCCCTGGCCCAGGAGGCCATCAAGGCCGGCCTGACCGTGCTCGGCTACGACGTGAACGCGAAGGTCGTCGACTCCCTCAACGCCGGTCGCTCGCACGTGGACGACCTGTCCGACGCCGACATCGCGCAGATGCTGGCGGGCGGGTTCCGGGCCACGACCGACGAGACCGAGATCGCGTCCGCGAAGACGGCGGTGATCTGCGTGCCGACCCCGCTGTCGGCCGACGGCGGCCCCGACCTGGGCGCGGTCGACTCCGCGACCCGCGCGGTCGCCCGCAACCTGCGCCCGGGCATGGTCGTCATCCTCGAATCGACCACCTACCCCGGCACCACCGACGAATACGTCCGCCCGATCCTGGAAGCAGGCGGCCTGACCGCCGGGACCGACTTCCACCTCGCGTTCTCCCCCGAGCGCATCGACCCGGGCAACAAGCAGTACGGCCCGCACAACACCCCGAAGGTCGTCGGCGGCCACACCGAAGCCTGCACCGAAGCCGCCGCCGCGTTCTACGGCCGGTTCGTGGCCACCGTCGTGCGCACCAAGGGCACCCGCGAGGCCGAGACCGCCAAGTTGCTGGAGAACACCTACCGGCACATCAACATCGCCCTGGTCAACGAGATGGCGAAGTTCTGCCACCACCTCGGCATCGACCTCTGGGACGTGATCAAAGCCGCGTCGTCCAAGCCGTTCGGGTTCCAGGCGTTCTACCCCGGCCCCGGCGTCGGCGGCCACTGCATCCCGATCGACCCGAACTACCTGTCCCACAACGTGCGCGCCAAGCTCGGCTACCCGTTCCGGTTCGTCGAGCTGGCCCAGGAGATCAACGCGACCATGCCCGCCTACGTGGCACGGCGGGCGCAGAACATCCTCAACGACGCCGGCAAGGCCATCAACGGCGCCTCGGTCCTGCTGCTGGGCGTCACGTACAAGCCCAACATCGCCGACAAGCGCGAGTCCCCGGCCACGCCCCTGGCCCGCGCCCTGGCCGGACTCGGCGCCAAACTCAGCTTCCACGACCCCTACGTGCAGCACTGGGACGTGCCGGGCGTGGACGCGATCCGCGTCGACGACCTGGAGACCGCGGTGGCCCAGGCCGACCTGGTCATCCTGGTCCAGAAGCACCAGCAGTACGACGCCGACCACCTGGCCTCGATCGCCCAGCGGTTCTTCGACACCCGGGGCGCCACCAGCGGCGACGACGCGGTCCGGCTCTGA
- a CDS encoding glycosyltransferase, with product MSAVPRVVRNDWSSVTVPELGKWTPTMTVTVVVPAYDNQEKLDVVLAALTRQTYPQHLLDVVVADDGSQPPLDLPEIRPERTRLLWGPGYSTSWGCSNAGDIAARAAEGDIIQRLDSDMLVYPEHVEAQARWHHVLPYAVTLGTKRMIDTAPGSVTWPTPQQVASIGSIHDLFDYAASEPHDYIEKILRNTDDLRGGDHLNFMAHVGATWAMRRDLYHLSGGTDTMLRLGEDNEFAYRLHQVGAVFIPEWEARSWHLGLTHMMQQAAKLRRYNRPFLAEQMPYPRWLRKVGGSAWKVPLVTAVVEVDGHPLELVRACVDALLRGTEQDVRVCLVGRWDELTEERQSVLRDPLLELRLIDATYRSDPRVRLVTEVPASVFPSAHLLEVPVTAGFTPSALARLVGEADQHQVGLVQVTGAGRAPVRLWRTAALGRISWFGEGVEREQAVTEVYGARTLTAVGVGVTDLSGVPLELLDEGVAGLAQGESGKWLPKTVEVGGLRSLAQATALVGKLGAARAKAKIRRLRVRRK from the coding sequence ATGAGCGCCGTTCCCCGCGTCGTACGCAACGACTGGTCCAGCGTCACCGTGCCCGAGCTGGGCAAGTGGACGCCGACGATGACCGTGACCGTGGTCGTCCCGGCGTACGACAACCAGGAGAAGCTGGACGTCGTCCTGGCCGCGCTGACCCGGCAGACCTACCCGCAGCACCTGCTGGACGTGGTGGTCGCCGACGACGGGTCGCAGCCGCCGCTGGACCTGCCCGAGATCCGGCCCGAGCGCACCCGGCTGCTGTGGGGCCCCGGCTACTCGACGAGCTGGGGTTGCAGCAACGCCGGTGACATCGCCGCGCGGGCGGCCGAGGGCGACATCATCCAGCGGCTCGACTCGGACATGCTGGTCTACCCCGAGCACGTCGAGGCGCAGGCCCGCTGGCATCACGTGCTGCCGTACGCGGTGACGCTGGGGACCAAGCGCATGATCGACACCGCGCCGGGCTCGGTCACCTGGCCGACGCCGCAGCAGGTGGCGAGCATCGGCTCGATCCACGACCTGTTCGACTACGCCGCCAGCGAGCCGCACGACTACATCGAGAAGATCCTGCGCAACACCGACGACCTGCGCGGCGGCGACCACCTGAACTTCATGGCGCACGTCGGGGCCACCTGGGCGATGCGCCGCGACCTCTACCACCTGTCCGGCGGCACCGACACCATGCTGCGGCTGGGCGAGGACAACGAGTTCGCCTACCGGCTGCACCAGGTCGGAGCGGTGTTCATCCCCGAGTGGGAGGCGCGCAGCTGGCACCTGGGCCTGACGCACATGATGCAGCAGGCCGCCAAGCTGCGGCGCTACAACCGCCCGTTCCTGGCCGAGCAGATGCCGTACCCGCGCTGGCTGCGCAAGGTCGGCGGCTCGGCCTGGAAGGTGCCGCTGGTGACCGCGGTCGTGGAGGTCGACGGCCACCCGCTGGAGCTGGTGCGGGCCTGCGTGGACGCGCTGCTGCGCGGCACCGAGCAGGACGTGCGGGTGTGCCTGGTCGGCCGGTGGGACGAGCTCACCGAGGAGCGGCAGAGCGTGCTGCGCGATCCGCTGCTGGAGCTGCGGCTGATCGACGCGACGTACCGGTCGGACCCGCGGGTGCGGCTGGTGACCGAGGTGCCCGCGTCGGTGTTCCCGTCGGCGCACCTGCTGGAGGTCCCGGTCACCGCCGGGTTCACCCCGTCGGCCCTGGCCCGGCTGGTCGGCGAGGCCGACCAGCACCAGGTCGGGCTGGTGCAGGTGACCGGGGCGGGGCGGGCGCCGGTGCGGCTGTGGCGCACCGCCGCGCTGGGCCGGATCAGCTGGTTCGGCGAGGGCGTGGAGCGCGAGCAGGCCGTCACCGAGGTGTACGGTGCCCGCACGCTGACCGCCGTCGGCGTCGGCGTGACGGATCTGTCCGGCGTGCCGCTGGAACTGCTGGACGAGGGCGTGGCCGGGCTGGCTCAGGGTGAGTCCGGCAAGTGGCTGCCCAAGACCGTGGAGGTCGGCGGCCTGCGCTCGCTGGCCCAGGCGACCGCGCTGGTCGGCAAGCTGGGCGCGGCCCGAGCCAAGGCGAAGATCCGGCGGTTGCGCGTACGCCGTAAGTGA